From Pusillibacter faecalis, one genomic window encodes:
- a CDS encoding TRAP transporter large permease, with product MEILILVLVALAMLAIGVPIGIALCCGLLALSFSYGTIDVSFISQAMYTGQESLPILAVPCFMLAGDLMLRGGLTERLVNIAKTFTGHTAGGLGNVTVLASMFFGAISGSAPATTSAIGGNMIPAMEKESHYDKAYATGLASVAGSLGIIIPPSIPFVVYASATSASVGDLFIAGVVPGIIVGVVMMVVHTFQAKKHGYVDKKPRVNWAGRLRAIKDGFWAVMMPVIILGGIYSGVFTPTEASVVSVAYGIIVGIFIYRNLTWKDVWELTLRTATKIGGFMLAYAPAACLGSTLILLGVTSKLSNLLLGISHNIYIILFIVVIILMIGGMFLDTTSNIVVFGPILYAVLSPLGVNVIHLGVIMIVCLAVGFVTPPVCMNVFVASNMTGLPVERIVKPVIPQIVALFLVCVMLAFVPGLSLIFV from the coding sequence ATGGAAATTCTGATTTTGGTCCTTGTAGCGCTTGCCATGCTGGCAATTGGTGTCCCCATTGGTATCGCCCTTTGCTGCGGCCTCCTAGCGCTCTCCTTTTCCTATGGCACCATTGATGTCAGCTTTATTTCCCAGGCTATGTATACCGGGCAGGAGTCACTGCCAATTTTAGCGGTTCCCTGTTTCATGCTGGCTGGAGATCTGATGCTGCGGGGTGGGCTGACAGAGCGCCTGGTCAATATCGCAAAGACCTTTACTGGGCACACCGCGGGTGGCCTGGGAAATGTAACCGTGCTGGCTAGTATGTTCTTTGGCGCAATTTCCGGGTCGGCACCGGCCACTACCTCCGCTATCGGCGGAAATATGATCCCGGCCATGGAAAAAGAGTCTCATTATGATAAAGCTTACGCGACAGGGCTTGCCTCGGTCGCGGGCTCTCTTGGCATCATCATTCCGCCCAGCATTCCCTTTGTGGTATACGCCAGCGCTACATCCGCCTCTGTGGGTGACTTGTTTATTGCTGGGGTGGTTCCTGGTATTATTGTTGGCGTGGTCATGATGGTTGTTCATACATTCCAGGCAAAAAAACACGGCTACGTGGACAAAAAGCCAAGGGTAAACTGGGCTGGCCGCCTGCGGGCCATTAAGGACGGCTTTTGGGCTGTCATGATGCCGGTGATTATTTTGGGCGGCATTTATTCCGGCGTGTTTACACCTACCGAGGCATCTGTGGTATCGGTGGCCTACGGCATTATTGTTGGAATTTTCATCTATCGCAATTTGACCTGGAAAGATGTGTGGGAGCTCACGCTGCGGACTGCCACGAAAATCGGCGGATTCATGCTGGCCTACGCACCGGCTGCCTGTTTAGGCAGCACGCTGATTCTGCTGGGTGTTACCTCGAAGCTTTCTAATCTGCTGCTGGGGATCAGCCACAACATCTATATTATCCTTTTCATTGTGGTGATCATTCTGATGATCGGCGGGATGTTCCTGGACACGACTTCTAATATTGTGGTGTTTGGCCCCATCCTGTATGCGGTACTCAGCCCGTTGGGCGTCAATGTCATTCACCTCGGGGTGATCATGATTGTGTGCCTAGCGGTTGGCTTTGTAACGCCTCCTGTCTGCATGAATGTGTTTGTGGCGTCGAATATGACGGGACTTCCTGTGGAGAGAATTGTGAAGCCGGTGATTCCGCAGATTGTTGCTCTGTTCCTCGTTTGCGTGATGCTGGCCTTTGTCCCCGGACTGAGCCTGATCTTTGTGTGA
- a CDS encoding M28 family peptidase: MSDKTVLNQLLDQINVDTIWERASHICDTWPDRLPGTPGAKEYAEYVADYYRETGLDDVKIHVGMGLLKNPGPADVRLRIGGQEEKLECNANAQCGDTPVGGFSGELVYVGPGGEDDYDGVDAKGKVILTELSYAPPRSEKMRLGMVHGAIAMVIMNWGPETSTSVPYGTSKSVWGNPTPEDEHFMYETIPVFSISKAEGVRLRKLLEAGEKIDVFMNYQQKQGWDPLYLPSGTVKAPDNQSGEFILVAGHMDSWPVGASDNAAGNATAMELARVLNANRDKLSRDVRFLFWQGHEGGQMEGSTWYCDNLWDDLNKHCVMYVNIDAIGLGDGATVLHSEPAFELWNWIHEMNEFAMPGWEKDYCFPFKNADMSFLGIGVPSCYNWIYHTPELRTAWGNATLGLPYHSADDTMDTLDKNVMYYGVRDDAAFVFDLAMRKTLPQDFTVMAAEISKRISEMKEYIQDMPEAQEGLDLDSALAMSRTFEEKAAAVEKIRLAQEASGERNDRLNYLLMRISRVVMPMLTTVTGRFEQDRYGLTGLKYIIPNSVSVLELSKHAEGTHEFYLWLNRARKERNKITDAVDMAIDICDLILSGR, from the coding sequence ATGTCTGACAAAACAGTTTTGAATCAGCTCTTGGATCAGATTAATGTAGACACGATCTGGGAGCGTGCTTCCCATATCTGCGATACCTGGCCGGACCGGCTTCCCGGTACCCCGGGCGCCAAGGAGTATGCGGAATATGTTGCGGATTATTACAGGGAGACCGGCCTGGATGACGTAAAAATTCATGTGGGTATGGGCCTTTTGAAAAATCCTGGCCCTGCTGACGTCCGGCTGCGCATCGGCGGCCAAGAGGAGAAACTGGAGTGCAACGCCAACGCCCAGTGCGGCGATACGCCCGTAGGTGGTTTTTCCGGCGAACTGGTCTATGTGGGCCCCGGCGGTGAGGATGACTATGACGGCGTGGACGCCAAGGGCAAGGTGATATTGACAGAGCTCTCCTATGCGCCGCCACGCTCCGAGAAGATGCGCCTGGGCATGGTTCATGGCGCCATTGCCATGGTCATTATGAACTGGGGTCCGGAGACCAGCACCTCCGTGCCCTATGGCACCTCGAAATCCGTCTGGGGAAATCCCACGCCGGAGGACGAGCACTTTATGTATGAGACAATCCCGGTCTTCTCCATCTCCAAGGCGGAGGGCGTCCGGCTGCGCAAGCTGCTGGAGGCAGGCGAAAAAATTGATGTTTTCATGAATTATCAGCAAAAGCAGGGCTGGGACCCGCTCTATCTGCCCAGTGGTACTGTCAAGGCCCCGGACAACCAGTCCGGCGAGTTCATTCTCGTCGCCGGCCATATGGACTCCTGGCCTGTGGGGGCCTCCGACAATGCCGCCGGAAATGCCACTGCCATGGAACTGGCCCGCGTTTTAAACGCCAACCGGGACAAGCTCAGCCGGGATGTCCGCTTCCTCTTCTGGCAGGGGCACGAGGGCGGCCAGATGGAGGGGTCTACCTGGTACTGCGACAATCTGTGGGATGACCTGAATAAGCACTGTGTCATGTATGTCAACATCGACGCCATCGGCCTAGGCGATGGGGCCACCGTGCTGCACAGCGAGCCGGCCTTTGAGCTGTGGAACTGGATTCACGAGATGAACGAGTTTGCCATGCCGGGGTGGGAAAAGGACTACTGCTTCCCCTTCAAGAACGCGGACATGTCTTTCCTGGGAATCGGCGTGCCCTCCTGCTATAACTGGATTTACCACACACCAGAGCTCCGCACGGCCTGGGGCAACGCAACCTTGGGCCTGCCCTATCACAGCGCCGATGACACGATGGACACCCTGGACAAGAACGTGATGTACTACGGTGTCCGGGACGATGCGGCCTTTGTCTTTGACCTGGCTATGCGTAAGACGCTGCCCCAGGACTTCACCGTGATGGCTGCGGAGATCTCCAAGCGGATCAGCGAGATGAAGGAATATATCCAAGACATGCCCGAAGCACAGGAGGGACTGGATTTGGACAGCGCGCTGGCGATGTCCAGGACCTTTGAGGAGAAGGCCGCAGCTGTGGAAAAAATCCGCCTGGCACAAGAGGCCAGCGGCGAGCGCAACGACCGGCTGAACTACCTGCTGATGCGGATTTCCCGGGTGGTCATGCCCATGCTGACCACGGTGACGGGCCGGTTTGAACAGGACCGGTATGGCCTGACGGGGCTCAAGTACATCATTCCCAACAGTGTCTCCGTGCTGGAGTTATCCAAGCATGCGGAGGGCACTCACGAATTTTATTTGTGGTTGAACCGTGCCAGGAAGGAGCGCAACAAAATCACGGACGCGGTGGATATGGCGATTGACATCTGCGATCTGATCCTGTCCGGCCGGTAA
- a CDS encoding aspartate/glutamate racemase family protein, translating to MELAVIIPVLAMSDEMIRARIELLREKALPTTQFHIYQSQRGPGAIESRCDRQLAGDEVMRLSCQAQRDGCAAAIVWCAGDPAVDAARELVDIPVIGTGEAGMLFAYHLAQNFCLLTGDEDLAATSYDVAVRSGLGRRMVSIRGIQMSVEKLRTDREAALEKLAQVAEEAVRQDGAHAFVFGCLALTGMGEALTERIGLPVVDSAHCAVSLAESLVKMGLRYSRRTYAAPPVLPENLRL from the coding sequence ATGGAATTAGCGGTAATTATTCCTGTTTTGGCGATGTCCGACGAAATGATTCGGGCACGGATTGAGCTTTTACGAGAAAAGGCCCTGCCTACAACCCAATTTCATATTTATCAGAGCCAACGGGGGCCTGGAGCAATTGAGTCCCGATGCGACCGGCAGCTGGCCGGAGATGAGGTCATGCGTCTGAGCTGTCAGGCGCAGCGGGATGGCTGTGCCGCGGCAATAGTCTGGTGTGCTGGGGACCCAGCTGTGGATGCCGCCCGGGAGCTGGTGGATATCCCGGTGATTGGAACCGGAGAGGCTGGGATGCTGTTCGCCTATCACCTGGCACAGAATTTCTGCCTGCTGACCGGCGACGAGGACTTGGCGGCAACCTCCTATGACGTGGCAGTCCGCTCTGGGCTGGGACGGCGCATGGTGTCGATCCGGGGCATCCAGATGTCGGTGGAGAAGCTCCGCACGGACCGGGAGGCGGCGCTTGAGAAGTTGGCGCAGGTGGCGGAGGAGGCTGTGAGGCAGGACGGGGCCCATGCTTTTGTGTTTGGCTGTCTGGCATTGACCGGGATGGGGGAGGCCCTCACTGAGCGGATCGGACTGCCGGTGGTGGATTCGGCACACTGCGCGGTGTCGCTGGCGGAGAGCCTTGTCAAGATGGGGCTGCGGTACAGCCGCCGCACCTATGCGGCGCCCCCGGTGCTGCCGGAGAACCTGCGCCTGTAA
- a CDS encoding PucR family transcriptional regulator produces the protein MSTTLRWLIESSSLENLHCVACSDKLDTPISSVNVLDNLDVVKWIKPNELVLSSGYLFMDDESLQRQLVQELHQVGCSALGIKTRRFFQTIPEAMLQEAERVGLPLLELPFFYSFSDISRVVFQRLFLQSSYRVRSEQRLLMALSNALFSGAGLSHMLQCLVQQYRTSVLLLSRSGTCLDAAYTSGTELRGMERFRPFAMPVSGETISLSCAGRQHLFFCVTLPGGYGGLFFLEDPANSLRGALTTLQHAAVLISLKLEQTRLQRLSSGECEGGFLSLLTDAAEDLADEEILHICHLHHFDYQKKRLCIALFPKDAAFSDPSALSAPLQTAAEALCRSTGPVQSHFLCMDARQCCLFLLCDASVSNPELLAQARVLIRSFQDQLGEGAFTQLRIGVGHCHQSVSSIPHALKECADVVHLMLPVFPDRNVFFASTNTIYHLLNQLPPAELRRIYLNTIVGLSEYDRANGTEFLKTLEAFYAHQFNASQAAKELYVHRNTLLHRMEKIKELLHCDFKDTNDLMTIYLGICVAEMLG, from the coding sequence ATGTCAACTACTCTCCGCTGGCTCATCGAGAGCAGTTCTTTGGAAAATCTGCACTGTGTCGCCTGCAGCGACAAGCTGGACACGCCGATTTCCAGCGTGAATGTGCTGGATAACCTGGATGTTGTCAAGTGGATCAAACCCAATGAGCTGGTTTTGAGCAGCGGGTATTTGTTTATGGACGACGAGTCACTACAGCGGCAGCTGGTTCAGGAGCTGCATCAGGTGGGCTGCAGCGCGCTTGGCATCAAGACCCGCCGCTTCTTTCAAACCATTCCGGAGGCCATGCTTCAGGAAGCGGAACGGGTGGGATTGCCGCTGTTGGAACTGCCCTTTTTCTATTCCTTTTCCGATATCAGCCGCGTGGTCTTTCAGCGGCTTTTTTTACAGAGCTCCTATCGCGTACGCAGCGAACAGCGGCTGCTGATGGCTCTGAGCAACGCCCTATTTTCTGGGGCCGGCCTCTCCCATATGCTCCAATGCCTTGTCCAGCAATACCGCACGTCTGTCCTTTTGCTCAGCCGCTCCGGCACTTGTCTGGACGCCGCTTATACAAGCGGTACCGAGCTGCGGGGTATGGAGCGGTTTCGTCCCTTTGCCATGCCCGTCTCCGGCGAAACCATCTCCCTCTCCTGCGCAGGCCGGCAGCACCTGTTTTTCTGTGTGACTCTCCCGGGCGGCTACGGCGGTCTTTTCTTCTTAGAGGACCCTGCCAACTCTCTGCGAGGCGCGCTGACCACTTTGCAGCATGCCGCCGTTTTGATCTCCCTGAAACTGGAGCAAACACGGCTCCAGCGGCTCTCCTCCGGCGAGTGTGAGGGCGGCTTTCTCAGTCTTTTGACAGATGCTGCTGAGGATCTAGCGGATGAGGAGATTCTTCATATCTGCCATCTCCACCACTTTGACTATCAAAAAAAGCGCCTTTGTATCGCTCTTTTCCCAAAAGACGCCGCTTTTTCAGACCCTTCAGCTCTGTCTGCCCCACTACAAACGGCGGCAGAGGCTCTTTGCCGCAGTACTGGTCCGGTTCAGTCCCACTTCCTATGCATGGATGCCCGCCAATGCTGCCTGTTCCTGCTCTGTGATGCCTCTGTCAGCAATCCAGAGCTTTTGGCGCAGGCCAGAGTCCTAATCCGCTCCTTCCAGGACCAGCTTGGCGAGGGCGCCTTCACACAGCTTCGGATCGGGGTTGGCCACTGCCATCAAAGCGTTTCCAGCATCCCTCACGCCCTGAAAGAGTGCGCAGATGTTGTTCATCTGATGCTTCCTGTCTTTCCAGACCGAAACGTTTTTTTTGCCAGCACAAACACCATCTACCATCTGCTTAACCAGCTTCCTCCTGCTGAGCTCCGCCGCATCTATCTCAACACCATCGTGGGGCTGTCGGAATATGACCGTGCCAACGGTACGGAATTTCTCAAAACCCTAGAGGCCTTTTATGCCCACCAGTTTAACGCCTCTCAAGCCGCTAAGGAGCTCTATGTGCATCGGAACACGCTGCTCCACCGAATGGAAAAAATTAAGGAGCTTCTTCACTGTGATTTCAAGGACACCAATGACCTCATGACGATATATCTGGGAATCTGTGTGGCAGAAATGCTTGGATAA
- the allE gene encoding (S)-ureidoglycine aminohydrolase yields MAYPKDLLSTRAIVKPGMYAVIPKDGLVNNVLPCLNGCRTSIVASPKMGASFVMYICDVQPGGGTIGSFGNAQGEEAFLYVISGAVKASGEGREFSLAAGGYLFTPPSAGLQFKNESSEAAKVLLYKQLYVPCEGFFPYLYSGNVNDISYRDYEDMANVHIKDLLPVELNFDMNMHILSFDPGGCHPIVETHVQEHGMYILQGEGMYLMDDVWMGIKKDDFIWFGAYAAQCAYGVGTEPFTYIYSKDCNRDVVL; encoded by the coding sequence ATGGCATATCCGAAAGACTTGTTATCCACAAGAGCGATTGTAAAACCTGGGATGTACGCAGTAATTCCGAAAGACGGCTTAGTGAACAACGTTCTGCCCTGCCTGAATGGGTGCCGAACCAGTATTGTGGCATCACCCAAAATGGGGGCCAGCTTTGTGATGTATATCTGCGATGTGCAGCCAGGCGGCGGAACCATCGGTTCCTTTGGAAACGCCCAGGGCGAAGAGGCATTTCTCTATGTGATCAGCGGTGCCGTGAAGGCCTCTGGCGAGGGCAGGGAGTTTTCTCTGGCAGCGGGAGGCTATCTCTTCACACCGCCGTCTGCGGGGCTACAATTTAAAAATGAGAGTAGCGAGGCGGCGAAGGTCCTGCTTTATAAACAGCTGTATGTTCCCTGCGAAGGGTTTTTCCCCTATCTTTATTCTGGAAATGTCAATGACATCTCCTATCGGGATTACGAGGATATGGCGAATGTCCACATCAAAGACCTGCTTCCGGTGGAATTGAACTTTGATATGAACATGCACATTCTCTCCTTTGATCCGGGCGGGTGCCACCCTATCGTGGAGACTCATGTGCAGGAGCATGGCATGTATATCCTTCAGGGGGAGGGCATGTACCTGATGGACGATGTGTGGATGGGCATCAAAAAGGATGACTTCATCTGGTTTGGCGCATATGCAGCCCAGTGCGCGTATGGTGTTGGTACGGAGCCGTTCACCTATATCTACAGCAAAGACTGCAACCGCGATGTCGTGCTGTGA
- a CDS encoding M20 family metallo-hydrolase, whose translation MSCCDRHEPPIKLEADQRRMERWIEEIDQYNATPGNGTTRQYLTDVEWEARMYLRGEMERIGLVVEMDCMGNLIGTLPGTEPELAPVWTGSHFDTVLHGGRFDGVAGVVAGMEALKLIADSGAAHRRNLACVAYAAEEPARFGIGCIGSRAMAGALSVQDLKTTRALDGPSLYDELRARELAADDIESCRKKPGDVFCAVELHIEQNSVLETSGVRLGVVKAICAALNFTVTVTGTAAHAGGMPMESRRDAFAAVSEMSLALERMTRENRMSEYCTGTIGFLQIEPNASNIIPGRVNFTVDIRDCDAASKNQLCDKVREEFAEIAARRGVALEMRLQNNDAPVSSHPALRTLLANCCEQRGISHCELISGPFHDSLFVGRFAPIGMLFVPSRDGLSHCPQEWTDCADMKVGAEVLADALLHAANLESLDQDGTDNHILSPMV comes from the coding sequence ATGTCGTGCTGTGACCGTCACGAGCCGCCGATCAAACTGGAGGCGGACCAGCGGCGGATGGAGCGCTGGATTGAGGAGATTGACCAATATAACGCCACACCGGGAAACGGAACGACCCGGCAGTATCTGACGGATGTGGAGTGGGAAGCACGGATGTATCTCCGGGGCGAGATGGAGCGGATCGGACTTGTAGTGGAAATGGACTGCATGGGGAACTTGATCGGGACGCTTCCCGGCACCGAGCCGGAACTGGCTCCCGTCTGGACCGGCTCCCACTTTGACACGGTTCTTCACGGCGGCCGCTTTGACGGCGTGGCCGGCGTGGTGGCCGGCATGGAGGCACTGAAGCTGATCGCGGACTCCGGCGCCGCCCACCGCAGGAATCTTGCCTGCGTTGCCTATGCGGCGGAGGAGCCGGCCCGCTTTGGAATCGGCTGCATCGGCAGCCGCGCGATGGCAGGTGCTCTATCCGTTCAAGACCTGAAGACGACCCGTGCGCTGGACGGCCCGTCCCTCTATGATGAACTGAGAGCCAGAGAATTGGCGGCGGATGATATTGAGAGCTGCCGCAAAAAGCCGGGAGATGTGTTCTGTGCGGTGGAGCTGCACATTGAGCAAAACAGCGTCCTGGAGACCTCTGGGGTGCGCCTTGGGGTTGTAAAGGCCATCTGCGCGGCGCTGAATTTTACGGTGACGGTTACGGGCACAGCGGCGCACGCCGGTGGGATGCCGATGGAGAGCCGGCGGGATGCTTTCGCAGCGGTAAGTGAGATGTCTCTGGCGCTGGAACGGATGACGCGGGAAAACCGGATGAGCGAGTACTGTACGGGGACCATCGGCTTTTTGCAGATCGAGCCCAACGCATCCAATATCATTCCGGGGCGTGTGAATTTCACGGTGGATATCCGGGACTGCGACGCGGCATCGAAGAACCAGCTCTGTGACAAAGTACGAGAGGAGTTCGCAGAGATCGCGGCGCGGCGCGGGGTCGCCCTGGAGATGAGGCTGCAGAACAATGACGCGCCGGTTTCCAGCCACCCGGCTTTAAGGACGCTCCTGGCGAACTGCTGTGAGCAGCGCGGAATTTCCCATTGCGAACTGATCAGCGGCCCATTCCATGACTCCTTGTTTGTCGGGAGATTTGCCCCCATCGGCATGCTGTTTGTGCCCAGCCGGGACGGCCTCTCCCACTGCCCTCAGGAGTGGACGGACTGCGCTGATATGAAGGTGGGCGCGGAGGTGCTGGCAGACGCGCTGCTGCACGCGGCCAACCTGGAAAGCCTGGATCAGGATGGAACAGACAATCACATTTTGAGTCCAATGGTATGA
- a CDS encoding IS110 family transposase, with protein MNPLFVGIDVSSKNNVAYLMKPDGSKHSNFSVQNNLGGAKLLSERIVSALRSMQLSDVVIGLEATSIYGDSLVYALREDGSLGRFQRKIHVLNPKQVRKFKEAYSDLPKNDWVDAFVIADHLRFGRINREVYMDDYRYKALQTLTRARFDVIQNLTREKQRFANYLFLKCSGMAQDKDIQNTSATTIALMEQFETVDDLANANLDELTVFIDEKGRNFADPAAKAKAIRSAARDSYRLPVTVNNSVNQAMAVSIASIRALEKQVKVLDKAIEHQFEIIPNTLTSIPGIGKVYSAGIIAEIGDIHRFESQASVAKYAGLVWNRNQSGDFEAEHSRMIKSGNRYLRYYLLEAANSVRRCDSEFRRYYNLKLKEVNKYQHKRALALTARKLVRLVFRLLKDNRLYIPPEG; from the coding sequence GTGAATCCACTATTCGTTGGCATTGATGTGAGCAGCAAGAACAATGTGGCCTACCTGATGAAGCCGGACGGCAGCAAGCACTCCAATTTCTCTGTGCAAAACAATCTTGGCGGTGCTAAGCTGTTGTCAGAGAGAATCGTGTCGGCACTTCGTTCCATGCAGCTCAGCGATGTGGTGATTGGCCTGGAGGCCACCTCCATCTACGGGGACAGCTTGGTCTACGCTCTTCGTGAGGATGGCAGCCTGGGGCGGTTTCAGAGGAAAATCCATGTTCTGAATCCCAAGCAGGTGCGGAAGTTCAAGGAAGCCTATTCTGACCTGCCAAAGAACGACTGGGTGGACGCCTTTGTGATTGCCGACCATCTCCGTTTTGGCAGAATCAACAGGGAGGTCTACATGGACGATTACCGCTACAAAGCCCTGCAAACCCTTACCAGGGCCAGATTTGATGTTATTCAGAATTTGACCCGTGAAAAGCAGCGGTTCGCCAACTACTTATTCCTCAAATGCTCCGGCATGGCCCAGGACAAAGACATTCAGAACACCAGCGCCACTACTATTGCGCTCATGGAACAGTTTGAAACTGTGGATGACCTGGCGAACGCCAATCTGGATGAACTGACTGTCTTCATTGATGAAAAGGGCAGGAACTTCGCTGACCCAGCAGCAAAAGCTAAGGCTATTCGCAGTGCAGCCAGAGATTCTTACCGTCTGCCAGTTACCGTGAACAACTCTGTAAACCAGGCCATGGCCGTATCTATTGCTTCCATACGGGCTTTAGAGAAGCAGGTCAAGGTTTTGGACAAGGCCATTGAACACCAGTTTGAAATCATCCCGAACACGCTGACATCCATCCCCGGTATTGGCAAGGTCTACTCCGCTGGTATCATCGCTGAAATTGGCGATATCCACCGCTTTGAATCCCAAGCCTCTGTCGCCAAATACGCTGGCCTTGTCTGGAACAGAAATCAGTCTGGTGACTTCGAGGCGGAGCATTCCAGGATGATTAAATCCGGCAACCGCTATCTCCGTTACTACCTGCTGGAAGCAGCCAACTCTGTGAGAAGATGCGACTCCGAGTTTCGGCGCTACTATAACCTCAAATTAAAAGAGGTCAACAAGTACCAGCACAAACGAGCACTCGCTTTAACTGCCAGAAAACTGGTTCGGTTGGTCTTTCGGCTGCTGAAAGACAACCGCCTGTATATCCCGCCGGAGGGCTGA
- a CDS encoding helix-turn-helix domain-containing protein: MDIGSDGVRHTVITFEPFLKRKELCGLTDAQIGKRFGLTKDTVNAMRLHDEVPFNTVQKICQELHCQPGDIMEALDVWIIPATKEK, encoded by the coding sequence ATGGATATTGGATCGGATGGCGTCCGGCATACTGTCATTACCTTTGAACCCTTCCTAAAGCGGAAAGAGCTTTGTGGCTTGACAGACGCACAGATTGGAAAACGCTTCGGTTTAACAAAAGATACCGTAAATGCAATGCGGTTACATGACGAGGTGCCGTTTAATACGGTCCAGAAAATTTGTCAGGAACTACATTGCCAACCGGGTGATATTATGGAGGCATTAGATGTTTGGATCATCCCGGCAACCAAGGAAAAGTAG
- a CDS encoding sulfite exporter TauE/SafE family protein, which produces MLYTFFICFVAGIGAGLGTGFAGMSAAAVISPMLITFLDLPAYQAVGIALASDVLASAVSAYIYHKNKNLDIKNGLVMMAVVLLFTLVGSWVASLLPNATMGGFSVFMTLLLGIKFLVRPVMTAKESMDAVSPRKRFFQSVACGVIVGFICGFVGAGGGMMMLLLLTSVLGYELKTAVGTSVFIMTFTALTGAASHFAIGGAPDIWCLIFCVLSTLLWARIAAKFANKASPAVLNRATGAILALLGIVMLAVNYL; this is translated from the coding sequence ATGCTCTACACCTTTTTCATCTGCTTCGTGGCCGGGATCGGCGCCGGCCTGGGGACCGGCTTTGCGGGTATGAGCGCTGCGGCCGTCATTTCCCCCATGCTCATCACGTTCCTGGATCTGCCTGCCTATCAGGCGGTGGGGATCGCCTTGGCCAGCGACGTGCTCGCCAGCGCGGTCAGCGCTTATATCTATCACAAAAACAAAAACCTGGACATTAAAAACGGCCTTGTGATGATGGCTGTAGTTCTCCTGTTCACCCTGGTGGGAAGCTGGGTCGCCAGCCTTCTCCCCAACGCGACCATGGGCGGCTTCTCTGTATTTATGACCCTCCTCCTGGGCATCAAGTTCCTCGTCCGGCCTGTGATGACCGCCAAGGAGTCTATGGATGCGGTCAGTCCCCGGAAGCGGTTTTTCCAGTCTGTGGCCTGCGGCGTGATCGTCGGCTTTATCTGCGGCTTCGTGGGCGCGGGCGGCGGCATGATGATGCTGCTCCTGCTGACCAGCGTTTTGGGCTATGAGCTCAAGACCGCCGTGGGCACCAGCGTATTCATTATGACTTTCACCGCGCTCACCGGCGCGGCGAGCCACTTTGCCATTGGCGGTGCTCCGGATATTTGGTGCCTGATATTTTGTGTGCTCTCCACCCTCCTGTGGGCGCGGATAGCGGCCAAATTTGCCAACAAGGCCAGCCCGGCCGTCCTCAACCGGGCTACCGGCGCTATCCTTGCGCTTCTTGGTATCGTCATGCTGGCCGTCAATTATTTGTAA
- a CDS encoding MarR family winged helix-turn-helix transcriptional regulator gives MEFWDHLFLFKRLYDQTMDPIAQQWDLTRMELDILLFLANAPAYDTAADIVERRRLTKSHVSVSIHSLIRRGWLERSYLPGNRKSAHLRLLPASSSAVADGQAAQAALRVQLSQGMTTEERAALESAFTRIGENLRLAFKGDA, from the coding sequence ATGGAATTCTGGGATCATCTTTTTCTGTTCAAGCGGCTCTATGATCAGACGATGGACCCCATCGCTCAGCAATGGGACCTCACCCGGATGGAGCTGGACATCCTGCTCTTCCTGGCCAACGCGCCGGCCTATGATACCGCCGCCGATATTGTGGAGCGGCGGAGACTTACCAAATCCCATGTGTCCGTCTCGATTCACTCCCTGATCCGCCGGGGGTGGTTGGAGCGGAGCTACCTCCCCGGAAATCGAAAGAGCGCCCACCTCCGCCTTCTGCCTGCCTCCTCGTCTGCCGTAGCCGACGGACAGGCCGCTCAGGCCGCGTTGCGCGTACAGCTTTCCCAGGGGATGACCACAGAGGAGCGGGCCGCCCTGGAATCCGCCTTCACCCGCATCGGCGAAAATCTGCGCCTTGCGTTCAAAGGAGATGCCTAA